One Candidatus Cloacimonadaceae bacterium genomic region harbors:
- a CDS encoding acetate kinase, with product MKILVINCGSSSLKYEIYEMPMLKSLGKGLVERIGLKTGCIKQECGGKAFHQNCEVPNHHKAFKLMMLALLDREDGILDSTSEISGIGHRVVHGGDQYSASVIIDADVIKAVEENCELAPLHNPANLVGILESQAIFEGIPQVAVFDTAFHQTLPPSAYLYGIPREFYDKYRIRRYGFHGTSHRYVCNIALQMMKRSPENTNMITCHLGNGASITAIQQGRSIDTSMGFTPLEGLMMGTRSGDIDPSIIFYLEERGFDFHELNDILNKKSGLLGLSGVSSDLRDIETAAEAGNENCVQALDTYAYRIRRYIGAYVANLIKVDFLVFTGGIGQFGVKMRHRVCSRLENIGIHINPELNTAVGASPGIISQPYSPISILVIPTNEELQIAIDAFELITNIPISILPDIA from the coding sequence ATGAAAATTCTGGTGATCAATTGCGGCAGCTCTTCACTCAAATATGAGATCTACGAAATGCCGATGTTGAAGAGCCTCGGCAAGGGACTGGTGGAGCGCATCGGTCTCAAAACCGGGTGCATAAAACAGGAGTGTGGCGGAAAAGCCTTTCACCAGAACTGCGAAGTGCCCAACCACCACAAAGCCTTCAAACTGATGATGTTAGCGCTTTTGGATAGGGAAGATGGCATTCTGGACAGCACCTCCGAGATTTCCGGAATCGGGCACCGGGTGGTGCACGGCGGCGATCAATATTCCGCCTCAGTGATCATCGACGCTGATGTCATCAAAGCCGTCGAGGAAAACTGCGAACTCGCGCCGCTGCACAATCCCGCCAACCTCGTTGGCATCCTTGAAAGCCAGGCGATCTTCGAAGGCATTCCTCAAGTCGCGGTTTTTGATACCGCTTTTCATCAGACTTTGCCTCCCAGCGCCTATCTTTATGGCATCCCGCGGGAATTCTATGACAAATACCGCATCCGCCGTTATGGTTTTCACGGCACGAGCCACCGCTACGTTTGCAACATCGCTCTCCAGATGATGAAACGCTCCCCGGAAAACACCAATATGATCACCTGCCACCTTGGCAACGGCGCATCCATCACCGCTATCCAGCAAGGACGCTCCATCGACACCTCAATGGGTTTCACTCCCCTCGAAGGACTCATGATGGGCACCCGCAGCGGAGATATCGATCCCTCGATTATCTTTTATCTGGAAGAGCGTGGCTTTGATTTTCACGAACTGAACGACATCCTGAACAAGAAAAGCGGACTGTTGGGGCTTTCCGGAGTTTCCAGCGATCTGAGAGACATCGAAACCGCCGCGGAAGCAGGAAACGAAAACTGCGTCCAGGCTTTGGACACCTATGCCTATCGCATCCGCCGCTACATCGGTGCCTACGTGGCAAACCTGATCAAGGTGGACTTCCTCGTATTCACCGGAGGGATCGGTCAATTCGGAGTGAAAATGCGCCACCGCGTATGCAGCCGCCTGGAAAACATCGGCATCCACATCAACCCCGAATTGAATACTGCCGTCGGCGCCAGTCCGGGAATCATTTCCCAGCCCTATTCACCCATTTCCATCCTGGTGATCCCCACCAACGAAGAACTCCAGATCGCCATCGATGCCTTCGAATTGATCACCAATATCCCAATCTCCATCCTTCCGGATATCGCGTGA